The DNA region tatataacaacatGGAATCACCACATGGTTAAGTGGAGTTTGGTACCTTGCCCGACCAGCAGAGCAGTCtcacaccttgccagggtatgagACATAAGCATGACATGAAAATGAATCCAATTCAACTGTCTGAAGGTGTCGTCCTAATTTGGGCGGATCGACCCTTTCTTACGTTGGCATAGGTATTTTCAGACTGTTTGAGCCTTCTTAGTAAACCTATGctactcccaaaaacatgaacatggatataattggcATGTGGGCCAATGGTCTGTATAACATGACTTGTAAGCATGACCTGTGAACTTGGTTCATAAACAtggcttgtaaacatgatttcgTGAGTATAGTATATCATGGATATGAgtatatagtataacttgtataaAAACATGGATGCATgtagaatttcatgaaatatacatgcatttaagaacccatggaatgcaaagtatgggttttcatggattacgaatagattctcaataaccagaatggaatattaagaacacaataacgaattaATCATACAAGCATGGTATATTATGGTATATGTACTTATGGTTATTATTGAACAtgtctagaaccctagttttagtgAACTTTcacataatcatggaagaacgtagCGTGGGAAGAACAATAATGtttccacacgtagatagaagccctacatacctgtaaatgctccaaaacttgtaatagGTTTCCGAATGCTTAAACCTTGAGCCTTGAGatgtattttcttgaaaactctaggttaggaatgatgaactcTCATTAGATTACGcgaatacatgttagaattgacttggaacgGCTTGGATTGGCTTACCTTAATGTTTTGGATTGATGGAAGAAGAGGAACTTCGTTCTAAGGCTTAGAGAATGTGAAAAGTGAGAATAGAACTGAACATGACGTATTTATACTTAACTGAGTTAGGGGATTATACAGTCaaattatacagtccgtattttgatatacggtccgtataaactgaCTGTATTTAATTAACAATGACAGAGAATCCCAAAAACTGTGATTTTCTACACAATAATTACGGACCGAGATACAGTCCGTATTTCATTATACGGCCACCAAGTACGGTCCATATTTAATCATTTAAATAAATTGGCAAATTTCAGAAACTATAATTCGTTCCATGCTAAAAGACGGACAAGAAGTACTGTCCGTAACAGTGGGCGTAATAGTGAACTTTACTGAACTGACTGATTTTTAATCCCAACATTTCCCAACTGATTTTCCAAGTGTCGAATTATGAACATAACTTAatttaaaggtacgaggtgttacacatCTACTGTCATTCTTTTCAGTTTCGTGTGAATACTTGATTTGCCGACCAACCAAAAATTTCCCCGTGATGTTGCTTTGCTCTCCAGATTTTCGAGGCCCCTTTCTGATTTTCAATTTTCACTGCCCTTTTTTTTGGCTGTTTGGAGAATGGCCAAtcattttgttctttcttttggccGCTCATCTTCATTTCTCTGAAACTGTGGTTACTACAAGAATTAAACAAGTTATTGATATGCAAATATAACATAAGCAGATTGTAAGTGCTTGAACCGGAAGAGATggacttttaattttctttttcttttcttttttcggtTTGAAATTTTCTATTAAAACTGAACTTTTGATTTTCTTACTCTGGTTGAATCCGGAAACGGAGCTAATAGTAAACTTCTAAGAAGACTATAATGATAGGAGTGTGTTCTgtgaagaaaaatggaggagagagaaaaagaaaaggttttaTCACGCGCTCACCTACAAGTCAAAACTCACTTCATGTGCCACGTAGGTATAAAGTGTTTAATAGACTCACTTGGTGAAAGTTGGAGTGCCTGATGGAAATAAGGTACAGTTAAGGTATCAAAATGAAATTTCATGTCAAGTTTAAGGGTCTACTTGTGTATTTGGCCTTTGGAGTATTATGAAATTAACAATACATGCTTTTACAACATACAATTGGGAAAAAGAAAACCACATATGAATTATCAAGATATGCCACACtttttatctaattttttttttttttttttttttacccctctTAGGAGCTTTCACTTTTTTACTTCCTTAGTGACTCGAACCCACAATTTTAGAATTGGAGGTGGAGCGTAATTACCACCTAAACCCCTCTTGTCTGTCACTCTCTTTCTAATTTGTTTctcctatttatttttttaatttggaaatATTGAGTTGAGAATTGAATTCAACAAAGCCTAGGTAAAGATCTAGTGTGAGGAGGGGGAACCATTGCCCCAGTTTTGACCATTCTTGACATTTGGCCTTTCATCTCCCTACAAACTTTCTCCAATTCCACAACTTTCCATTGCATTCTTTGTAGATTTAGTCTCATATGCTCACTCTCTGCATCTTCTTCATCTAAGCTCTGATCATGGTGATCACTAGCACTAGCGCTGTCAcgacttttatttttcttgtacaAAACCATTTGATGAGGTTTGTTACTGATGCTCGTCTTCTTTTTTGCATCTTTTTCCTTCACAAAATTCGCCGTCGGGAGACTTGAACCCTGAGAAGCAAGTGCCTGAACTGCAATTCTTGGTGGGATTCTGGGGTTTTTGGCTAGGTCTTTGCATGCTTCAAGGCTTAGCTTGTCATAGTTGAGACATCTGCATAGTCTTGATCTTTCTTCTAAAGGAAGGGCTGGATGAGACTgcaattattaaaataaaatgtgCATGACACCATGTTATTTTTCGTTGCAGCCAACATATAAAATACCGTAAATAAGTGTGCGCGAATGAGTTGTAGTGTCAGTCTTATCATATAGCCCATGTTTGACTATATTTGGATAGTCACGGGTAAATGAAATGCGCTCAGATATTTTATGTGAAAACAATTTTTTAATCACATTTGCCACTACATACCATACTTGCATAGCATAAATATCTCATGAAGGGGATCAACTGAACCTCTACTTCAATACCTTTAGCCCCATCACTAATTATAATTATGAAGTCTCTAAAATTTATTATCCCCATTATTTCCGGTTCGCCTCGCATAGAGCCCGTTAAAAAGAAATGTTTCCTGCCAAACAAATTTCTCTAATTCAGCCAAGACATCTGGTTTCGGGAATTGGTCCGCTTAGAGCCCGTTAAAAAAAAGAGCTTCCTAACAAAAGTTTCTCTATTTTCACCTAAGACGATTAAGGGAGGACTCATTTAAGAGGAGATAATTAAGATAAAGGGCGAGTGGTATAGAAGAAGCAAAATGACAAGGGAATATCCCATTAAAACTACGTACGGGGTTTCTGCTAAAGATCTCTCAATGACTtcacttagagcccgtttggattgggctTATATAGTTGTTTATTTATGttcgttttcactttttttgtttgtttaccgccaaaagtcatttttgtcttaaaataagcaaaaaataattagaccatttaacttagtttatctaaagttgcataatttaaaaacaaattataagtcaaaaaaataagttgactaccccaacttttttttcacATTATAAATGACAAATTTTTAGCCTATGCCCAATCCAAACGCCTTAATAACTATGGACGAATAATATTGGTGATAGAGCAAAAAGTATTAGGTCTTCTTGGTCCAACCTAGATAGGTAGGTCCACCACCCGGTTGGACACgagaatttattttttgggaaaattatttcactttatttgaaattaacatttggccataaaaatttaaatacaacttgaaattAGAAAAACACCTAATACCTAGTTttcacttcttctttttttttttcactttttttcactttcaataaattcaaacaatcaaatatttcttacaaaaactataaccaaacacaattttatcttcaactccaacttcaaaattccaaataaagtgaaaaatatttggtttgtttggccaaacgcctacttaaacTCGTTAGGTTGGTGTTCCAATGAATAAATTCACAAGTTCTTATAACAACCTTCAGTGACCCTACCACTTCAAGTCCTTCTCCTTCCATTTACCTAAATTATTCAAATACTTCTATTTATGTCTTCTTAAATCAAAAACTATGCATGCTTCCTTAGATGTTCTTTCATCGttttatatatcatatataatgaACCATAACTCCAACAAACAAGCAACTGTAAAAAATGCTGAAAGAGTAGCAATGATTTCAACAAATTGGTGTTTTCTGTTTTAGACTATCTCAATTTAGTACCCTGCCTAGCGTTCCATTATCACCCTccaaaaagttaaaaagaagaagatagttAGGTATCAGAAAATGACAACTAGTAGTTCAGTACTATAGTCTGATTTTCACGGAAAAAATTTCCTTCCAGATGACAGCTAAAACTACCAGGAAATGCAGCAATACCTATTCAGTAATACAGAGAAAATGTACTAAGGCAATTTAACTAAAGGTCAAAATTCTACTAGTACTTTGTGGGGGGATTCTGTTTAATGTTCaataatgcaaactttgattGCCTTCTACTTGCTAAGTTCAAAACTGTACCTTTTTCCCCTCAATATTTGAACAATTTCCacccaagaaaaaaaaccaAAGTTGAAAACAATTCCCTTGTTAGGACAACCTCGGTTTTTGTCTTATCCCATATTTTTTAGCTCTCGTCTAAAAAAGCATCCAAGACTAAAGTGCAGTTGTATTTATGAAACTCAGTTTTGATAAAAAGTGGAAAGAGAGAAATCACCTCAAGATAGATATCAATAGCTCGGTAGACCCCATAATACAGGGAACAACTAATAGTTGGTCTAGTCAATTATGAaatgtgttttaatacatagatggtgaCAATTAAGATAAGAAAAGAGAATAATTGATAGTTGGGGTGTGAAACTTGTGAAAAAAGTGATAGATCAAGTGTGTCTTTGAGGTTAATAAAACTAAACAagtggaaagaaagaaatcacCTCAAGATAGATATCAATGGCTCTGTAGACCCCATCAAAGCTCTCCCTTGCATAATCTGGTAGGCTCTCTGCTACCCCGAGGAACTTTGAGATTTTTAGGCTTTGGTCAGGTGCTATCTCTCTCAAGTACTTATCTATCAACCTTCCAACTTTCATCATTCTTGGTACACATAAAATTTTAGAGTCACGATGAACAAACAATCTTATCAATCTCAGCacaatattaacatcataagcaCCCCCATTATGCCCGCATATTAGCAGATCATCTAAGGTTGCTTGATCAAGCAATCCCCCTATTAATTTCTCCAATCCAGCCCTACACTCTCTGCTAAGCCCAAATCCAGAAACAATTCTTAATACCCAAAACAGGCTTCTGCAAGAAAATGATGTCTTTCCCATCAAAACCACTCCATGAACTGCTGTATCTGCTAGACCAGTGTACTCTGATCTTGAAATTATCAGATTGTTGTTATGTGCTGATGTTTTCAAGTAATGAAGGACAAATCTTGTGAGGACTAAGTTGTTGTTGTCACTCCCAAATGCTCCTAAAGTCTTGAGGAACTGCTCTATGGTACTTGGGGATAAAATGGTCATATCCTCAAACCACCAAGCTGATTTGTTTgctgaagaaaaagaagaagaaggggtaCGCGTTCGCGTATCTggagaagaggaagatgaagagGATGAAGCAAAGACATCAGAATTCTGAGAAATCTTTGCAAGAAGTGAATTAATGAGCTTTTGGATTAGTCCACAAGAATCTGCAAATGAGAAGAATGATTCACAAGCTTTGAGAGATGTCAGAATATCTTGCCGTGACCAATTAAACAATCCTTCAAGATATGTCTCGCTTTGATGCAAGAGATTGCAAGAAGACACTTTCTCAGTCATCCCAAGAGACACTGCACAACAATGGAGGAGTGACACATTTGAGGCAGTGATTGTGATGATGCCATTGTTGTAACAAAATCTTGAAACCAATTCAAAGCCTTCAGCACCACCTGGGAAATCATCAATCACTATTCCTGATTTTCTTATCTGACTTCTCCTTTTCTCTTCCTTTATTATCTTCCTCAACTTCCCACAGAATCTGGAAAATACTTTCTGCACAACAGGAGAAAAAACATATACTTGTCAAAATGGGAGTTATCAAGATTGATTCTTTTGGcgttgaaaaagaaagatttaaTTTACCTCATGCAGGAAGAATGTTTGTTGGCCATTGACATGGATTTGCAGATCACAAAGGTCTGGCATGGCTGTTTTGCATTGAATGAAAAACCAAGAAAGTTGAAAACAAAATCAGTGCTTTAAATTTAGAAATTGGCAAATGACAAGTGCTCTCTCACAGAACCACCTGGATACATgtgaaagaattgaatttagaTACTcctatacatgtgtatatagttCTATCCCCTTAGGTGGTGTGTATGTATTTGGGGAAGGGGGTGGGGGTTGCATGACAAGTTGAGAACAGATAAAAGTGGAATTTGGGGGGGCTACGTTTTATGATTCGGTAGCAGCATCACGAGTTAAGTTCTCTGTATTTTAAAGCAGCAAATGTACGAGTGACATATTGATTGGAGTATTAAAAACCCAACTATACTGATTCCCTTGTCCCTACTGATTTGTTTTCGaaatttttttggttatttttataggtatgtgtatttgtttagcacttaaatatattttttctatatGTCTTTTTATATAGGTTTAATATGTAGTTTATTTCAGAGGTGAATTCAAGAATTAAGTTTCATGGGTTAAATATATAATGTTCTTAGCACTGACTACActataactttaaaaatatgggttcatatttactatttagggcaattttcatgaatttaaaatattaactaTTTCTCTGCATAAAAAATATTCAGATGAACCTGATGTCGGTATGCTACACCGTCTCTGGTTCGTTTCCTAGCATGTTTCCAATATACCTTTGAAACATCTTACTTTGACGGACAACCTTTTTATACATTAAATGTTTCTTTCAGATATAAAGGGTACCCTAGAATTCTAATTCTATACAAAGAGTTCGAGGGTTGGATGAACCGTGAACAATTGGATATTgcaatcataccaacaaccTAACTGTAACGACTCGCTTAGTCAATTTGcactttttccttattttccaaattacCCTTTTTGTAATTTCATTTCAGTATTTACgacttgcggggatgggtggtacgGTTCCTGAGACAATCGGGCTGGTTTTGGTTTGACTTTAGTGAAATTTGAGTTTTCTACGTTAAGGAAATTACgatgtttgaccaaagtcaacattggAGGTAAATGCTTCATTTTGTAAGTTTTGTCAATTTCATTAGGTACAGAATGTGTTTTTGATTTAGTTGAGCCTTTTGGTTTGGGTCCCGAGGcattcgggtgtgatttgggtctTAGGTTGGAAAGTTGGGATTTTGTTATTTTGAAATTGACCTTGGTCAACACCGGGTCAAGACGACCTCTTTTAGGAATTCTGAGTGTGCGAgcgagttcgtagcgtgttttatgaTAGAAATGCATATTTGTTTGTGTTCGAGGGATTCCAAATGAGTTTCGGATATTGGATCGGGATTTTGGGAAAGCTAGAAAATTGACTTCAACTGTCATCTGGTTTCCTTCATCGCGATCGCGATGAAAAAGGGGAAAGCTGGTAGCATAGCGATGAGGGTCACGCGACCGTGATGAAGGAAGGGAAAGCGGGTCGCGATCGCGGTGGGCCAGGTGGCTATTGCGTAGAGGGAagttgggccgggtcgggtaagTGGCCCGCAATCACCAGAACTGCCCTTGCAATTGCGAAGAGGAGTGTGAGTGGACAAaaataaaatcctcatttcgtATTTCACTTTCCTAAACCCATTTTAGAAGCGAAAGGTTGAATTAAGGTGATTTCAAGTGATACTTGCAAGTTTCTTCTATGGGGTAAGTCCTAAACCTTAATTTAAGTGATTACTAATGATTTCTTCCATTAATTTATGATTCTAGTCATTATTTTTAAGTAGTGGAATGAGAGTTTCCATGGAAGTGGGTTTTGTTGAGATTATGAAATTGAGGATTGATTTGTGGTtagaacttcatgattttttgGATATGATCTATCTAGAATATGGGTAAGATGAATTTATACTtaaattccagttttgccctcTTGGGTTCGGGGTTACCTTTTTTGGGTTCATTTTTGGGTTCCGGACTATAGTATATTGGGTTCGTCTGACCTTGTAGAATACTATTTTCACTATGTTGAACTCGATTTCACAATCAAATTACCCTTTTGACCTTCGGAGTTTGGGACGGGGTTTTAGGTTAATTTTTGACCCAAATCCTTTATATGATAATATAGGTATTGTTAGACTCGTATTCTTATGTAAATGTTGTATTTGAACAGATTGGGTTCTTTTGGAATCTTAGAGGAAAGGGAGGTCGCGGATTGACTCTTCAGCTATATTCAGGAAAGTTGCGACTTACGAAACCCTCTATGTAGAGTTATGTGTTGGTTAATCAAATAAAGAGGCGTAATGGGGAATTGGGGCTCCGTGAGGTTATTAGTGTATCTGTATGGGTAACTAAAACATGAACTAAATATGTGAAGTGATGGAGATTATGTGTTTAGCCTTCGGGCCATGAGGATGGTGGATAAATCcatttaggttggtatgattgctGTTTATTTGGGCTATGAATGCCACAATTGATCGAGTACTTGTGATTATTGACTTGATTTGCATTCATCACTCCACATCTCATCTAAACTATGAAAGGACATGTATACTTGATATTATGCATTTGTATGTTGTACACATATCCATTCAtactttcatgatattattgacatttgattgatgaataTGTAAGACAGGGGCCTGGGAGGCCGGATATTGAATATGGTACATAGACggagtgatgatgatattatagccGAACAGCTGAGACCCGACGTGATCTGGGAGATCTGGTATTCCAGgtgggtatatggacctcatgagTCCCCTATGGGTTACGTGAAAACTACAAAGAGGAGCGTGTGTATACTGGTGCATATGGCCATTACATTGCATACTATTCACTTGCTTGTTTGACTTAATTTCATGCTATATGTGCTTAAAGGATATAAAGATAGGATCTTTATGTTTGTACTTGCCCTAATTGATATAAAGATGGGGTCTTACACTCGAACGTGCCTTAATTGATGAAAATCTGAATTCTTATCGTCATACTTAGAAAGGAATAAACTTTATGCATTGATTACGTTGTGGATACCTTCCTTGTTATTGATTGCTTATAAACTGTGGACTTTCAACTAACAAAGCAAGAAGAGGAGTATTGAAAGTACCAACCCTCGTCATCACTATAGTTTAGAGTCGGTCAACGATGCTGCTAGGTCACGTGCTTCAtgtactcactctacacttgctACACCTTTTGCGTGCAGGTTTAGATCCGGAGACGAGTGGAGGACGAGGTTCGTAGAGCTTGGAGCGCTTCTTGAAGTTAGGGTGAGCCGATGATGGTCCCACAGCACCAGACTCCCTCCTATTTACTTTCTGTCTTCTTTCATCCCAACAGTGTTTATGTATTAGTCAGAAATGGTTTTAGCAGCTCTGTACTTGTGACTTCTAGGTTGTGGGGAGTGTTTTCAGACTTAGACATATTTTTGTTTATGCATTATTAAGACTTTAAGTACCTTGAGTGTTTTTGTCTaacttccgcatttactttACGTTAATTTGACTTGTATTGGTTTAGAGTTTCGCCTAAGGATTGAGTTAGGTCCCCTCACGGCACAAATGAAATTTTGGATCGTGACACTACCCTAACATTAAACTTCAAATCTAATTCATCTTTTTggtgttatttttttatttgtttgacGTTGAAGTTAGTCTTGCTTTTcttgtcttctttctttttttgatttgttttgttgTGTTGTAATTACGTATTGGTTACTGTAAGCAAGCCGAATACAGTAGCAACTTTTAAATGTTGAACAAGTTAATGGTTTGCTTTTTAAACTTTGGTCTAGTTACTTGGCTTAAGCGCAAATTCAAATAGAAATTCTACTACGAGTTTTGTTATATCCAAATCCAAAGGTAGTATTCCCTCCGGTAAGTGGTGctattactttttattttagttcaaaataagtgatgtttcatgtaataaaaaaagtattagtaattattttcttttaaatttaacCTTATTTGCATAAATTGAGTTTTACATAACCAAGAAACCATTAAATAACTATTTCTTTTTCAAGGCATTTGACTGAGGGTAAAATTGTATACCTGTAAAACGGTGTAATTGAATTTGTTACGTGGTTATGAATATGTGGATCAATatcatcaaattaaaaaaacattaaGCAAGAAATATTAAGATAAAACTATAATGAAACGACCAAATGAAATTCAAAGTAATATATTCAGAGGCCTGATGACGCTGTGGGCTTGAGTCTCGGGGCAGGTCCTTGACAGAGCGTAAGAACTcaatgaagaacaagaaaatacaAAGAGATTGCAAAGTTTACTGTTATGCTTGTcgaaatatgaatgaattacAATGAacttaaacctttatttatacTTGAGGTATGGGTACATGATCCACGAATCACACCCTCTTTACTACCAATATAAATGCGGGTAATGAAATGTAATAACTACTGGAGGAAGTCTCGGGATCCCTCGTAACAGCTGTTTGCTGGGCTTTCTCGGGCTTGACCAGTGAACTGACATGCTTCTCCGGACTCTTTGTTGTCTCTTTCTCAGGAGGCGACAAACCAAGTTAATCCTTCGACCAGCCACGCGTGCTCACCTAGAGCTTCTTACTTGTTGACTCACATCTGATCTGTCACCTACTGCCACGTGTCGATGCTTAATACAGCCACCTGGCTCTTCTGGATTTTACCCAATACAAAAATTAGTAAAAATACTTCTTACTCTCTAGGAGTGAGTAGATTTTTTAAGGGGTATGCTCAAGTTAAAAATACTAATGTAATATGGACCGAAGGGAGTAGGCtattttttaaatcaataaatGTAAGTTATGTGTCTTGCATATATCACTTAATTATGAATAAGTCATTTACATTCttactttaatttttaactactaaaattaaattatgtCTCCGGTAAGTAATTACCACATTGTGTCGACTGTCGCGGTATAGGTTAATTTGTTCAGTgattaatttcttcttttgtccaAATAACGAACCTCATTCATAATTTCTTGAAGTCCTAATTGTTAGCTTAATTGCTAGAGTTGCTACATTGCATTCAAAAGGGTTATGAAACAGCGTAAGTTCCAACAAATTCTTCCCTTTATCTTTTCCTATACTCCGAATCTCCGTATCCTCTAAAAGTTCATTCATTGGGATTGGGACAAATATCTTGCATTAAGGAACAAAGCCTTCATCGTTTTATATTCTACTGTAGAAAAATCAAGCTACATAATTAACCTTACTGGTCTAAAATACTTTTTTTGCATAACTTGACGTCTGCTAATACGTGTGAATTTAGTTACGCATGAACACGAAGGGAGATTGTTTGAAATTGACGATAGTGTTTTCTCATTATTAAATACTACTCttccaaaataaaatttgttcatgtGAAGAAATATTCTCCTTATGTGGCATAGTTTGAGAAAGACAAATAGTTTTGGGACTtgtacactactaaaaaatcactattttcccACTGAATTTTTCACTGAAAAATATTCAGTGGCTATTTCTAACTGAATGTTGGTGTGAAAAATCTAAATAGTAGTTATTTTCACACGGATAAATTAGAAAGTTTTCCAGCATTTCAATGGGAACCTGTTTCCTACTATGCGTTTTTTTCTAATGAGATTGTTCAATGGAAATGAGGtaagaaaatcatgttttataacacaaatttccCAACTGAATGTCAGTGGAAAAAATCGCTTTTTCTAGTAGTGgtagttttaacttttaaatatgTCATGAAATTTTTGTGACTATAATGAATGATATTGAAAGTAAAACaagaaattttaaatataagaaaatataactTGTGTAgacagaataaaaaaaaaaataccacataaaatgaaacgggAGCAGGAGGGAGAGAGACAAGTTGGGGCAAAGTTTGTACAAATAACATGTGGGGAGCTTTGTCTGGAGTAGGGAATAAAGGCCTCGAAGTCAAGAATGCTATAGCTATTGAATAACGAAAGAAAATAGAGGAATTCCCTGGTCATATGATATAGGTAATCTTTTGGTACATACAATATTTATGTGATTTGGCATTTCTCGGACATGTGAAACTATGGGCCCCCGGGAAATCCAAAGCATAAAAACAAAATTAGAAGGTCATGAGTCAGCAGGAggaattattattgttattatttattgttttgGTACAATgaaaaaatgtcttaaaaatgttcataagcaacaaGGATTAAATTCACTAGGTGAAAAAAAATCCATCTCCTTAAGTGCATAACTCGAGTATTAAAAAATCTTCATGGTTGTATTCTTCATGTGCTAGAAAATCGGTACACTGATTTGTTTTCCTCCAGACATATCTAGTCATAACCTAGTTAGCCTTCAATAAATATCGAAAAACCTCAAtaatacgtcaataaatatcGAAAAACCTCAATAATACGTCTAAGTGCACGATGGTGTACATCCTCTTCATTTATAAGCTTGACCGCAATCAGACAATCTGTTTTCACTTCTACTGCTTCATAATTCATTTGATTTACCACG from Lycium ferocissimum isolate CSIRO_LF1 chromosome 2, AGI_CSIRO_Lferr_CH_V1, whole genome shotgun sequence includes:
- the LOC132033591 gene encoding BTB/POZ domain-containing protein At3g19850-like — protein: MPDLCDLQIHVNGQQTFFLHEKVFSRFCGKLRKIIKEEKRRSQIRKSGIVIDDFPGGAEGFELVSRFCYNNGIITITASNVSLLHCCAVSLGMTEKVSSCNLLHQSETYLEGLFNWSRQDILTSLKACESFFSFADSCGLIQKLINSLLAKISQNSDVFASSSSSSSSPDTRTRTPSSSFSSANKSAWWFEDMTILSPSTIEQFLKTLGAFGSDNNNLVLTRFVLHYLKTSAHNNNLIISRSEYTGLADTAVHGVVLMGKTSFSCRSLFWVLRIVSGFGLSRECRAGLEKLIGGLLDQATLDDLLICGHNGGAYDVNIVLRLIRLFVHRDSKILCVPRMMKVGRLIDKYLREIAPDQSLKISKFLGVAESLPDYARESFDGVYRAIDIYLESHPALPLEERSRLCRCLNYDKLSLEACKDLAKNPRIPPRIAVQALASQGSSLPTANFVKEKDAKKKTSISNKPHQMVLYKKNKSRDSASASDHHDQSLDEEDAESEHMRLNLQRMQWKVVELEKVCREMKGQMSRMVKTGAMVPPPHTRSLPRLC